A single window of Flavobacteriales bacterium DNA harbors:
- a CDS encoding T9SS type A sorting domain-containing protein — translation MQSEVHIPNMIFCMPQDLQVDTDNSLVLTGQFYGNINKDNVSLPNLSGKTFFILQVDPSGIFQWGAMCSGSGNNGSKVAISPDAYYVTGSYSDGATFESTTLHAYGSNHNLFVARYEKNGSLSWIRHVTGPGEVHGNTISVNKNNRIMVGGDYATYLDSLDYHNKGSYDVLLLGYTNNGKMIWANHFGGINQDIPRAASTNGNLFSITGMFSDSLHLDDTTLVCPGANSAFIYTVDENGKRVWIRQLAGTATVDPYGIHYRENKIYVSGYFYDNIIAENHNIPFDTINAGDLNSHYFSACLRDETNLINSAPATETAKQAIRVFPNPSHTGNFHLVIPRENVAESIVVRDILGRKVPCSIHPQTTSVYLISLQEPFPPGWYFVQTSGKNDFSAATRVMIE, via the coding sequence TTGCAAAGCGAAGTCCACATCCCCAACATGATCTTTTGCATGCCACAGGATCTGCAGGTGGATACAGACAATAGCCTGGTCCTGACCGGACAGTTCTATGGAAACATAAACAAAGACAATGTTTCACTGCCCAATCTGAGTGGAAAAACATTCTTCATACTGCAGGTGGATCCCTCCGGTATTTTCCAATGGGGAGCCATGTGTTCCGGCAGCGGAAATAACGGATCCAAAGTAGCTATTTCACCTGACGCCTATTATGTTACAGGGAGCTACAGCGACGGCGCCACCTTCGAATCAACTACACTGCACGCGTATGGCAGCAACCACAACCTATTTGTTGCGCGTTACGAAAAGAACGGCTCCTTGAGCTGGATCCGACATGTAACCGGCCCCGGAGAAGTTCACGGAAACACCATTTCAGTAAACAAAAACAATCGCATCATGGTTGGCGGAGATTATGCCACTTATTTGGATAGCCTCGATTATCACAACAAGGGCAGCTACGACGTGCTTCTTCTTGGATATACCAATAATGGAAAAATGATATGGGCCAACCACTTTGGCGGCATCAATCAAGACATCCCCAGGGCAGCCTCTACAAATGGCAACCTTTTCTCAATAACCGGCATGTTCAGTGACTCATTGCACCTGGATGATACAACATTGGTATGCCCAGGCGCGAATTCCGCATTCATATACACGGTCGATGAGAACGGCAAGCGAGTATGGATCCGGCAACTGGCTGGCACGGCAACGGTTGACCCATACGGAATTCATTACCGTGAAAATAAGATATACGTATCCGGTTACTTCTACGACAATATCATTGCTGAAAACCACAACATTCCTTTCGATACCATCAATGCCGGCGATTTGAACAGTCACTACTTTTCAGCATGCCTTCGCGATGAAACCAACCTCATCAATAGCGCACCGGCCACAGAAACAGCCAAGCAAGCCATTCGGGTTTTTCCCAATCCAAGCCATACAGGCAATTTCCACCTGGTGATACCAAGAGAAAATGTAGCAGAATCCATTGTAGTGAGAGACATACTTGGACGAAAAGTACCATGCAGTATTCACCCTCAAACAACATCCGTTTACCTCATATCTCTGCAGGAACCCTTTCCTCCCGGATGGTACTTTGTACAAACCTCCGGAAAGAATGATTTTTCTGCAGCAACCAGAGTCATGATTGAATAA
- a CDS encoding sugar transferase, translating into MYFSAMKTGFPSKKKNVPDGLLLKMRRVSKGGKMIGIYKVRTMHPYSEYIQDYVVKMNGYNDVGKPNYDFRITSWGKLIRKLHIDEIPQLINVLKGELAIVGVRPLTQFGFKSLPEDLQKERIKYRPGCIPPNVALGLTGFDGVVRAERIYLHSRKKYGVLVNFKYFWMAIYNMVTKRKLSA; encoded by the coding sequence ATGTATTTCTCGGCCATGAAGACAGGGTTTCCGAGCAAGAAGAAGAATGTTCCCGATGGCCTGCTGCTTAAAATGAGGCGTGTAAGTAAAGGTGGAAAGATGATTGGTATCTACAAGGTCAGGACGATGCACCCTTATTCAGAATACATTCAGGATTATGTTGTGAAGATGAATGGTTATAATGACGTGGGTAAACCAAACTATGATTTCCGCATTACCAGTTGGGGTAAGCTCATTCGCAAGCTGCATATAGACGAAATACCACAGTTGATTAATGTGTTGAAAGGTGAGCTGGCGATCGTGGGGGTGAGACCCTTGACTCAATTTGGCTTTAAATCGCTTCCTGAGGATCTTCAGAAGGAACGTATCAAATACCGTCCCGGCTGCATTCCGCCTAACGTTGCATTGGGGTTAACGGGGTTTGATGGCGTCGTCCGGGCAGAAAGAATTTATCTGCATAGCCGGAAAAAGTATGGTGTTTTGGTTAACTTCAAATACTTTTGGATGGCCATATACAATATGGTCACAAAAAGAAAGTTGAGTGCCTGA
- a CDS encoding polysaccharide biosynthesis tyrosine autokinase, whose product MESGQSHESFYYVKYALQKLKQYWYFFALSVVGFGSLAYFVNWYLQPVYEVGSLILIDEWHSSDPSDEFMKSFSIFTPTSDINKEIRKLKSFELIHQALEQTHAEVSYNAVTNTIRKIELYDDCPFRVVIDREHVQPLGVKFDVVPVSNEKFRLHLEKPDGEIDLYNYAREEQSTTDPFGIDQEYKYGDTIITPALSLIVYRNLERNAHFANETRYQFKFNDLNRLMYDIQKELTVEQVGKDIQAISIKLKVKRPQRGIDFINELTKAYVLRNLDKKSSMAENSIKYIDREIASIEGTLTENESDLQKFRSAHKVMEMKTVSDQAFKNVEDLESQKAELESRDKYYNYVLDNVDGDHGKVNLAMPSSMGVNDPVLAGMIEEYLKLSIEKNNMVEGDKTMNPYFKTIQDKMMGRRKALMEYIQYMVKTNDVLLASVDSRLNEENSKITRLPGTERELGGIERKKGLNDEVYKYMLRKKADAQIARGANLPDNDILEGAKLTQMDPVAPKKAINYLVAIFAGFTLPFFFLGIKTILNNAILDEQMLLSVTRLTLIGRVYRKSGQKELSILEDSPKSPVSESIRSLRTNVEFFASDQQHKVILFTSSMSGEGKSFCSLNLAHSLSLAKRKTVIIDFDLRRPNAYEPFNNERPGLVAFLNGDTDDVDAIIAPTGIPGFDCISVGDVPENPAELVDSERTQYLIDQLKVSYDYVVIDTAPAGLVSETFVLMKYSDMKIIVARKGVTLRSGLSNLVGEIKSKEMEDVYCLLNDVDVTGTVYGRDNKYFNKKA is encoded by the coding sequence ATGGAGAGCGGACAGTCGCACGAAAGTTTTTATTACGTCAAATATGCCCTGCAGAAACTCAAGCAGTATTGGTATTTTTTCGCTTTATCGGTTGTAGGGTTCGGTAGCCTTGCGTACTTCGTGAACTGGTATCTGCAGCCGGTATATGAGGTGGGAAGCCTGATTCTGATTGATGAATGGCACAGCAGCGACCCCTCGGATGAGTTCATGAAGTCGTTCTCCATTTTTACCCCGACCAGTGATATCAACAAGGAAATCCGCAAGCTGAAGTCCTTTGAGCTGATTCATCAGGCCCTCGAGCAAACCCATGCGGAAGTCAGTTACAATGCGGTGACCAACACGATCCGAAAGATCGAACTCTACGATGACTGTCCCTTTCGGGTGGTGATTGATCGGGAACATGTGCAGCCGCTCGGGGTGAAGTTCGATGTTGTTCCCGTATCAAATGAAAAGTTCCGGTTACATCTTGAGAAGCCGGATGGCGAAATAGATCTCTATAATTACGCCAGGGAAGAGCAGTCAACAACCGACCCTTTCGGCATCGATCAAGAGTACAAGTACGGAGACACCATTATAACCCCGGCCCTTAGCCTGATCGTTTACCGGAACCTTGAAAGAAACGCCCATTTTGCCAATGAAACCCGGTACCAGTTCAAGTTCAATGACCTGAACCGGTTGATGTACGATATTCAAAAGGAACTTACCGTGGAGCAGGTAGGGAAAGATATCCAGGCCATCAGTATCAAACTGAAGGTGAAACGCCCGCAACGTGGCATCGACTTTATCAATGAGCTTACCAAAGCTTATGTCCTGCGCAATCTGGATAAGAAAAGTTCCATGGCTGAGAACTCCATCAAATATATTGATCGCGAGATTGCTTCCATTGAAGGAACACTGACCGAAAATGAGTCAGACCTGCAAAAATTCCGGTCAGCCCACAAAGTGATGGAAATGAAAACCGTTTCCGATCAGGCATTTAAAAATGTGGAAGACCTGGAAAGCCAGAAAGCTGAACTGGAATCCCGTGACAAATACTACAATTATGTACTCGATAATGTTGACGGTGATCACGGCAAGGTGAACCTTGCCATGCCCTCTTCCATGGGCGTGAATGATCCTGTGCTCGCGGGAATGATTGAAGAATACCTGAAGCTGAGCATCGAAAAGAACAACATGGTGGAAGGGGATAAAACCATGAACCCTTATTTCAAAACCATCCAGGACAAAATGATGGGCCGGAGAAAAGCCCTGATGGAGTACATTCAGTACATGGTGAAAACCAATGACGTTTTGCTGGCTTCAGTGGATAGCCGCCTGAATGAGGAAAACTCAAAGATCACCCGGCTGCCGGGAACCGAAAGGGAACTGGGGGGCATCGAGCGTAAGAAAGGCCTGAATGACGAGGTCTACAAATACATGCTTCGCAAAAAGGCGGATGCACAGATCGCAAGAGGCGCCAATCTCCCGGACAACGATATCCTTGAAGGTGCCAAGCTGACCCAGATGGATCCCGTGGCCCCGAAAAAAGCCATTAACTACCTCGTGGCCATATTCGCCGGATTTACACTGCCGTTTTTCTTCCTGGGCATCAAAACCATACTTAATAACGCCATCCTGGATGAGCAGATGCTGCTGTCCGTAACACGTCTGACACTGATCGGACGCGTGTACCGGAAGTCAGGCCAGAAAGAACTCTCCATCCTCGAAGATTCACCGAAATCACCGGTTTCCGAATCCATTCGTTCATTGCGTACCAACGTGGAGTTTTTCGCATCCGACCAACAACATAAAGTGATTCTGTTCACCTCATCCATGTCCGGAGAAGGTAAATCGTTTTGCTCGCTTAACCTGGCGCACAGCCTGTCATTGGCTAAGCGTAAAACGGTAATCATTGACTTTGACCTGAGACGTCCCAATGCTTACGAACCGTTCAATAACGAACGACCCGGACTCGTCGCTTTCCTGAATGGTGACACAGATGATGTGGATGCCATCATCGCACCCACCGGTATTCCGGGTTTTGATTGTATCAGCGTAGGTGATGTGCCGGAAAACCCAGCAGAGCTGGTTGACTCGGAACGAACGCAATACCTGATCGATCAGTTGAAGGTGTCATACGACTACGTGGTGATCGATACCGCCCCCGCCGGGTTGGTCAGTGAAACATTTGTGTTGATGAAATACAGCGACATGAAAATCATTGTCGCACGCAAGGGCGTAACCCTGCGGTCCGGTCTTTCCAACCTGGTTGGTGAAATTAAATCCAAAGAAATGGAAGATGTCTACTGCCTGCTGAACGACGTGGATGTGACAGGAACCGTTTACGGCAGAGACAACAAATACTTTAATAAGAAAGCATAG
- a CDS encoding polysaccharide export protein, which produces MLYVRVTSIDNPEYNFFNEENKINTSITDASLAVTSYTVDENGYILLPVIGKVKVSDYTLQEAAKVLQEHLKAVLSSPIVSIRFVNNSITVLGEVNNPGTYSYTSEQLNIFKAIGMAGDISEYGNRNEVILIRENGSEIQKRRIDLTKDQVFKSEYYYLRPNDVIYVSPLKIRRFGMKEVPYSLILSVGNTAMVVLVFYLNYINSR; this is translated from the coding sequence ATGCTGTACGTTCGGGTGACATCTATTGACAACCCGGAGTACAATTTCTTCAATGAAGAAAATAAGATCAATACGTCGATCACAGATGCCAGTCTTGCAGTCACCTCCTATACAGTGGATGAAAACGGGTATATCCTGCTTCCGGTTATCGGCAAGGTGAAAGTGAGTGACTATACCCTCCAAGAGGCCGCAAAAGTGTTACAGGAGCATCTGAAAGCTGTGCTCAGTTCTCCCATTGTTTCCATTCGTTTTGTCAATAATTCCATAACCGTCCTCGGTGAGGTGAACAACCCGGGAACTTATTCGTATACATCCGAACAATTGAACATTTTCAAGGCCATTGGGATGGCGGGAGACATTTCAGAATACGGTAACAGAAACGAAGTGATTTTGATTCGCGAGAATGGAAGTGAAATCCAGAAGAGACGGATTGATCTCACCAAAGACCAGGTGTTCAAGTCGGAATACTATTACCTGCGTCCCAACGATGTTATTTATGTGTCTCCCTTGAAGATTCGCCGCTTCGGCATGAAGGAGGTACCGTATTCACTCATTTTGTCGGTTGGAAATACCGCCATGGTTGTACTGGTGTTTTATTTGAACTATATTAATTCGCGCTAG
- a CDS encoding MATE family efflux transporter, with the protein MLSFFNKFLSGTHARSVKAIKNIISSFAIKGVSMVINILLVPLTIHYLSPTKYGLWLTIGSIMGWVNFFDIGLGHGLRNKLAESFAKDDMKKAQSYVSTAYVSIAALSMVVFLIFSIANHFINWYELLNIPSDIDEDMHAITLLVFLMFCIQFILQLINSIFLANQQPARVSFNAMLGNILILVGVLLLKQFGDGSLYQVALLFSTMPVLVLLVINLFYYRTSFRAYYPKFSAIDFKALGDVLNLGVKFFIIQVTILVFYEMSNFLISRYFGPGMVPPYTVAFRYFGILTMAFSIIMSPFWSAYTEAYTKRDFAWITKSIRQLLRIWLLMVVGAVVMLIFSKQMYFLWVKDEVTVDFDISLFMMIFVVVTSFGNIFIMLLNGIGDIRLQMIVNLIGMAAFFPVSYLFAVMWGMGVAGIILATIICSFYGPVIAPWQVRRILRNAEAMQSEKQ; encoded by the coding sequence ATGTTATCCTTCTTTAACAAATTCCTCTCCGGCACGCACGCCCGATCCGTCAAAGCGATCAAGAACATCATCAGCTCCTTCGCCATCAAAGGCGTGAGCATGGTTATCAACATCCTTCTTGTACCGTTGACCATTCATTATCTGAGCCCTACCAAATACGGCTTATGGCTTACCATCGGCTCCATCATGGGTTGGGTGAATTTCTTCGATATCGGACTTGGACACGGTTTGCGAAACAAGCTGGCAGAATCTTTTGCAAAGGATGATATGAAAAAGGCGCAGTCCTACGTGAGTACAGCGTATGTTTCCATTGCCGCGCTCAGCATGGTGGTGTTTCTGATCTTCAGCATTGCCAATCATTTCATCAACTGGTACGAGTTGCTCAATATCCCGTCCGATATTGATGAAGACATGCATGCCATTACCTTGCTGGTGTTCCTAATGTTTTGCATCCAGTTCATTTTGCAGCTCATTAACAGCATATTCCTGGCCAACCAACAACCGGCGCGTGTTTCCTTCAACGCCATGCTCGGTAACATTCTGATCCTGGTGGGTGTGCTTCTGCTGAAGCAGTTCGGAGACGGATCGCTTTACCAGGTGGCTTTGCTGTTCTCTACCATGCCAGTACTTGTGTTGCTGGTCATCAATCTCTTTTACTACAGAACCAGCTTCCGTGCGTACTATCCGAAATTCAGTGCCATTGATTTCAAGGCGCTCGGCGACGTGTTGAACCTGGGTGTGAAGTTTTTCATCATCCAGGTGACGATCCTGGTGTTTTATGAAATGAGCAACTTTCTTATCAGTCGCTATTTCGGACCCGGAATGGTGCCGCCATACACGGTGGCATTCCGCTATTTCGGTATCCTCACCATGGCTTTCAGCATCATCATGTCGCCATTCTGGTCGGCCTATACCGAAGCCTATACCAAAAGGGATTTTGCATGGATCACCAAGTCTATCCGGCAGCTTTTGCGCATCTGGTTGCTTATGGTTGTCGGGGCGGTAGTTATGTTGATTTTTTCCAAGCAGATGTACTTCCTTTGGGTGAAGGATGAAGTGACGGTGGATTTCGATATTTCTTTGTTCATGATGATTTTTGTGGTGGTCACATCATTTGGTAACATTTTTATCATGTTGCTTAACGGCATCGGAGATATACGTTTGCAGATGATCGTGAACCTGATCGGCATGGCAGCCTTTTTCCCGGTTTCCTATTTGTTTGCCGTGATGTGGGGCATGGGCGTGGCAGGTATCATCCTGGCCACCATCATTTGTAGTTTTTACGGGCCGGTGATCGCGCCCTGGCAGGTGAGGAGGATATTAAGGAATGCAGAAGCGATGCAGTCCGAAAAGCAATGA